The Mycolicibacterium monacense genome contains the following window.
CACCGAGGGTGCGGTGTGGTACAGCGGTGCGGGGCTGAGGTACACGGCGTCGGGGTGCATCCAGAACGACACCAGCGCGGCCATCATGCCCGGCGACTCCGACGGCGGCACATGCGGCAGTTCGCGTTTGATCCCCTTCGGACGCCCGGTCGTGCCGGACGAGTACTGCAGCAGATCGCCCTCGATCTCGTCGGCGATCGGGGTGTCGGGCTTGTCGGCCACGCAGTCGGGATAGCTCTGCCAGCCGTCGAGTTGCGCGCCGGCGATCAGCCGGAGCGGCGGCAGCCCGTGCGGGAGTTCCGCTTCGAGCCCGGCCAGGGTGTCGGTGAGCTTGCCCGAACCGACGATCGCCTTGGCACCGCTGTTGTCGACGATGTAGGCGACCTCGGCAGCGGTGAGGTGGGTGTTGATCGGGACGTAGTACAGCCCGCTGCGGCGGGCCGCCCACATCACGGCGTGGATGTGCTCGTTGTTCTCCATCAGGATCGCGACGGCGTCGCCTTCGACCAGGCCGGCATCGCGGAACAGGTGGGCGAGCCGGTTCGCCCGCGCCTCGAGTTCGCCGAACGTCACCACCGTGCCGGAGGGATACATGATGATGGCGGGCTTGTCGGGGGTGGCAACAGCGGTGTCGCGGATCTGCATGTGAGCACTGTACTAGGGGTGAGTTGACAGGTGTCAAGAGCCCGAGTATGGCCGGGAGCACACCGTCGGGCGGCCGCGAGCGGGCGTCAAAAGCACACCGCGAGCGGGGTGTCGAAGATCAGACACGCCGCTCGCGGTGAAAGAGAACCTGGCGGTGAAAGAGAACTAAGCCTCTTCGGCCAGTCGGTGCTTGAGCGCGTCGAACTCGTCGCGGATGCCCGTGGGCAGCTTCTCGCCGACGAACTCGAACCACTCCTCGATAAGCGGCAGTTCCTGCCGCCACTCCTCGGGCTTGACCGCCAGCGCGGCGTCGACGTCCTCCGGGTCGACATCCAGACCCTCGAGGTCGAGGTCCTGCGCGGTCGGCACGATGCCGATCGGCGTGCTGCGGCCGTCGGCCTTGTGCTCGATGCGCTCGATGGCCCACTTGAGCACGCGGCTGTTCTCGCCGAAGCCCGGCCACAGGAAGCGGCCGTCGTCGCCGCGGCGGAACCAGTTCACGAAGAACACCGCGGGCATCTTCGACTCGTCGGCGTTCTTGCCGATGTCGATCCAGTGCTGGAAGTAGTCGCCGACGTTGTAGCCGAGGAACGGCAGCATCGCCATCGGATCGCGGCGCACCGTGCCGACCTTGCCCTCGGCGGCGGCGGTCTGCTCCGAGCCGAGGGTGGCCCCGATGAAGACGCCGTGCTGCCAGTCGCGGGCCTGGGTGATCAGCGGGACGGTCGTCTTGCGGCGGCCGCCGAACAGGATGGCCGAGATCGGCACGCCCTGCGGATCGTCCCACTCGGGCGCCAGTGTCGGGCACTGGGAGATCGGCGTGCAGTAACGCGAGTTCGGGTGGGCGGCCTTCGTTTCCGTCTCACGCAGGATGTAGTCGTTGCCCTTCCAGTCGATCAGGTGGTCGGGCTCACCCTCCAGACCTTCCCACCACACATCGCCGTCGTCGGTCTTGGCGACGTTGGTGAAGACGGTGTTGCCTGCCTCGATGGTCTTCATCGCGTTCGGGTTCGACGACCAGTTCGTCCCGGGGGCGACGCCGAAGAAGCCGAATTCGGGGTTGACGGCGTACAGGCGGCCGTCCTTGCCGAACCGCATCCACGCGATGTCGTCGCCGACGGTCTCGGCGCGCCAGCCCGGAATGGTGGGCTGCAGCATCGCGAGGTTGGTCTTACCGCAGGCCGACGGGAACGCCGCGGCGATGAAATAGGCCTTGTTCTCCGGGGAGATGAGCTTGAGGATCAGCATGTGCTCGGCGAGCCAGCCCTCGTCGTGGGCCATCGCCGAGGCGATCCGAAGCGAGTAGCACTTCTTGCCGAGCAGCGCGTTGCCGCCGTAACCCGATCCGTAGCTCCAGATCTCGCGGGTCTCGGGGAAGTGGGTGATGTACTTGGTGTCGTTGCACGGCCAGGGCACGTCCTTCTCACCGGGCTCCAGCGGTGCGCCGAGGGAATGCAGCGCCTTGACGAAGAACCCGTCGGTGCCCATCTTGTCGAGCGCCGCCTGACCCATGCGGGTCATCGTGCGCATCGAGACCACCACGTACTCCGAATCGGTGATCTCCACGCCGAGCTTGGGGTCCTCGGCTTCGAGCGGACCCATGCAGAACGGCACCACATACATGGTGCGGCCGCGCATGCTGCCGCGGTAGAGGTCGGTCAAGATGCCGCGCATCTCCGCGGGGTCCATCCAGTTGTTGGTCGGACCGGCGTCGATCTCGCGCTCAGAGCAGATATAGGTGCGCGACTCGACGCGCGCCACGTCTGAGGGGTCGGAGAGTGCCAGGTAGGAGTTCGGCTTCTTCTCCTCGTTCAGCTTCTGGAAGGTGCCCGCCTCGCACAGCTGCTCGGTCAGCCGGGCGCACTCCTCCTCGGAACCGTCGGTGAACACCACCCGGTCGGGCTGGGTCAGCTCGGCGACCTCCCGAACCCAGGCCAGCAGTCCCTCGTGTTTGGTCGGAGCGGTGTCCAGACCCGGAATGGTGGCTGAAGTCATACTGTGATTCTCCTGCATCTTCCTGCACTAGGTTCCGCCAGGACGCAGGCCCACGATGACGCCGATGAACGAGATCAACGGCGATCACGGTCGTCCCTTGTTCCCGAGGTTAACGTGGGTGACATACCCGAAGGAATTCGGATCTATGTCCGATGACTCACAGGAACGATTCAGAAAAGCAAATAACGCACCTACCGATCAGTAGCCGACGTTTTTTCCGGAATTGCGTTCGTTCGCATCGGTGAATTCGTCTGCTTTTTTGTCGTACAACTCGGCGCACACCGCCTCCAGCGCGCGCTGCAAGCCGGGTAGCCGACGGTCGCGCAGCGCCGCGGCACGCGCCGTGGCGGCCGCGTGCTCCCGCAGTTCGGCGTCGATCTCGGCGATCCGGGCGGCCGCGGCGTCCGCGTCGGCCTCCTCCTCGGCGGCCAGCGCGGCGGTCAGCGCCGCCTCGGCGGCCAGCACACGGGTGGCGACGGCCTCTTCGGCCGCCGAGCGCAGCGTCGCGGTGACGTCGGCGACCCAGCGGTCCAGGACACCGCGATCGTGCAGCAGCCCGCGGATGCCGACCACCCACACCGCCACCGCCAGCCCGGCCGCCGCGCCGGCGAGCACACCGGCGACCGTCAGGCCCGGATCGACCCCGCTGAACAGCCGGCTCACCGCGAGGGCGACGCCGAGTCCGAAGCCGGCGCCGAGCAACATCATCAGCCGCGTCTCGAGCCGACGCGACCGCAACGACGGCCCGGGGAGGTCGGGGACGGGAATCGGCTGCGGAGGTGGCGGCACGTCGTCCAGGTGCAGGTCGGCCGCGACGGCGGTCAGGTGGGTGGTGACGCCCTCGTCGACCTCGGTCATCACCTCGGCGGCGCGGCCGCGCACCGTCTGTTCGAAGGCGTCGAGTTTGCGGCGGCCCAGTTCGGCGATGTCCTCCTGCAGTTCGCCGCGCACCGATGCGCACCGGTTGCGCGCGAAGTACGTCAACTGCACGCGCGCCTGCTGGATCTGGCTCCGCAGGGCGATCGCGCGTTGCGACTTCTCCACCCGTCTGGCGCGGCGGATCTCGTCGCGCTGCGCGCGCAGGGCGGACACCCGGGCGTGCCGGTCGGCGCCCTCACCGTCGGCGCGATAGCGCGCGACCACCTTATTGAGCTGACTTTCCCACGCCCGCAACCGGTTTCGTCGCATCACCTCGGGATTGCCGAGAGTGTCACGCAGCAGGTCGACCAGGTCGTCGACCGCCGGGTCCCCGTCGTCAGGCGCCGCGGCCACCCCGACCCACGGCAGCGCGGCGTAGCGCCGGCGGTGCGCGCCGAGCAGTTCGCGGTCGGCGGCCATGACCTCACGCCAGTCGAGGTGCACGTCGATCTTGGTGACGACGCCGATGACGCAGTCGGTGTGGTCGGCCGCCAGATCGAGCAGTTCACAGTCGGAGCCGGCCAGCGGGGAGACCGCCGAGACCGCGAACACCACGGCGACGGGTGCGCTGCCCGCGGGCAGTTCGTCGGCCTCGACGAACGACACCTCCGGTAGCCGGTCGCGCAGGACCGCGATCAGGCTGCTGACCCCGGCCAGCCACGGACCGGTGACCAGCACGCTGTCGCTGGGCTGCACCCCCGGCGAGTCCAGCGCGGGGTCGACGGCGGCGACCACCGCGTCGGCCGCGGCGACAGGATCGGAGGCGGCGCTCATCGGCGGCGCTCGAACAGCCGCAGCGAACCGCGGGCGATGTCGGCGCCGCACGCCCGATGCAGCGGGCTCACCGGGCCGCGGCTGTAGCCGCGCCACCACACCGCCCGGCGCAGGTGCGTGGCGGCGTCGTCACCGGGGTCGACCACCAGCCCGGCCGCCTGCACCACATCGACGGCCGCGGTCATGACCGCGAGGACGGTGTCGTCATCGGCGAGGAACGCCGCGATCCGATCGTTGCCGGCGGCGCGACCCTGGAGTTCGGCGAGCGCCGCCCGGATCCGGTCGTACCGCGCCGGCGCGGCCAGTGCGTCGAGCCGGCCGAGTACCCGGTCGAACCCGCTCACCTCACGCAGCAGCGTCGGCAGGTCGTGCGGGTCGGCGCCGTCGCGCAGCGCGCGGACGCTGTGCGCGACACCGCGCAGGCCGAGCGTCCGCAGCAGCCGCATGCGGACGTCGCGAGGCAGTGGGTGGGCGGCGTCGAGGAACGCATTCGCCGAACGCAGCTCGGCAGGCTCCGCCGCCAGCAGCTGCAACGCGCCGGGTGCGTCGTCGTCGAGGCTGTCGTCGTCGAGGCTGACGTCGGCGAGCAGCGCGACGACGGACTCCACCGGGACGTCGCCGTGTTCGCCGGAGCCGAACCGGCGCAGCGCATCGGGCGGGATCGGTCCGGTGAGGTCGGCCTTGTTACACACCACCACGACGGGCACGTCGGCGTCGCGCCACGCCGCCACCGACGCCACGTCCTCCGGTTTGACCGCCTCGGCGACGACCACCACCGCGACGTCGGGGGTGTGCTCCGCGACCCGCCTTCCGTCCCGCGCGAGCGCACGGGCCAGCGTGGTGCGGCCGACCCCGGCGCGGCCGGTGACGGCCACGCGCGGAGGTGCCGCCAGGCGGGCGGCGACCGCCGCCACCGCCGCGTCCCCGCACTCCTGCGCGAAGCGTGTCAGCACGTCATCGAAGTCGGGAACGAGAATCGCTGCGCCCTCCCTCCGCGTGGGGTCCCGGGGAAATCGTGGCATCTGTCGGGGCGCCTCACGTACGGATGTTTGGCGTGCCAGCCGAAGGCAACTGTTGGGTATCAATCTGTACCACGATGGGGGTCCCCCGGCACTGATGAGACACCATGGACGGATGCACGCGCGCGAGTCTGATGTCGCCGGCGGGCCGGCGCCTGACTCAGCCGGGGACGACTCACCCTCGGCGCACCGTCACCGGCGGGTGACGAGCTTCCGGTCGCGCCGTTCGGCGCTGTCCGGAGGACAGCAGGACACCTGGGAGCGGCTGTGGCCGGAGCTCGGCACCGAGGCGCGTGACGACGACGGCCGACCGGCGGCGCTGATCGACACCGCGGCGTGGTTCGGCCGGACCGCACCGCTGGTCCTGGAGATCGGGTCGGGTACCGGCACCTCGACGCTGGCGATGGCGCAGGACGAACCGGACATCGACGTGATCGCGGTGGAGGTGTACCGGCGCGGCCTCGCCCAGCTGCTCACCGGCATCGACCGGGCCGGGGTGCGCAACATCAGGATGATCCGCGGTGACGGCGTCGACGTGCTCGAATACATGGTGGCGAGCGGCTCGCTGACCGGCGTGCGGGTGTTCTTCCCCGACCCGTGGCCCAAGGCCCGCCACCACAAACGTCGGCTGCTGCAGCCGTCGACCGTGGCGCTGATCGCCGACCGGCTGCGCCCCGGCGGCATCCTGCACGCGGCCACCGACCACGCCGGCTACGCCGAGCAGATCGCGGCGGTGGGCGACGCCGAACCGCTGCTGCGCCGGGTCGATCTCACCGATGACCTGCCGATCTCGGCGCGCCGGCCCGTCACGAAGTACGAGCGCAAGGCCCTGGCCGGCCCCGACGTCGCCGAACTGCTCTGGGAGAAGGTGCCGTGAGCGTCACCGAAGACCTTCCGCAGGAGATCCCGCAGGTCACGCCGCCCCCGCCGCCCGCCGGTCCGCCCGCCGGAACGCAGCGGGTGCTGCTGGTGTGGGATGCGCCGAACCTGGACATGGGGCTCGGCTCGATCATCGGCGGCAGGCCCACGGCGGCGCACCGGCCCCGGTTCGACGCGCTCGGCCGCTGGCTGCTCGGCCGGACCGCCGACCTGTCCGCCGGCCGCGAGGACGTCACGCTCGAACCAGAGGCGACGGTGTTCACCAACATCGCACCCGGCAGCGCCGACGTCGTCAGGCCGTGGGTGGAGGCGCTGCGCAACGTCGGTTTCGCCGTCTTCGCCAAACCCAAGATCGACGAGGACAGCGACGTCGACAGCGACATGCTGGACCACATCGCGCTGCGCCGCCGCGAGGGGCTGGCCGCCGTGCTGGTCGCCTCGGCGGACGGTCAGGCGTTCCGGCTGCCGCTGGAAGAGATCGCCCGTGAGGGGATCCCCGTGCAGGTGCTCGGATTTCGCGAACATGCGAGCTGGGCGCTAGCGTCGGATACCTTGGAGTTCGTCGATCTGGAAGACATTCCTGGTGTTTTCCGGGAGCCGTTGCCGCGGATCGGACTCGATTCGCTGCCTGAGCAGGGAGCATGGCTGCAGCCGTTCCGGCCGCTGTCCGCGCTGCTGACCTCGCGTGTGTGACATCTGTGGCCACAGCGCGGTCGACATGAATTGGTAAGGAGCTTACGTGTTCGCCTGGTGGGGTCGAAACGTATACCGATATCGGTACATCGTGATCGGTGTCATGGTGGCGCTGTGCATCGGTGGCGGCATCTACGGGATCAGTCTCGGTAACAACGTCACGCAGAGCGGTTTCTACGACGAGGGAAGCCAGTCGGTGCAGGCGTCGGTCGCCGGCGACGAGGTCTACGGCCGCGACCGCACCAGCCACGTCGTCGCGATCCTGACCCCGCCCGACGGCGAGAAGGTCGACAACCCGGAGTGGCAGCGCGAGGTCGTCGGCGAGCTCGACGCTCTCGTCAAGGACCATCCGGACCAGGTGGTGAGCTGGGTCGGCTGGCTACGGGCGCCCGACGCCGCCAGCGAGACCGTGCAGCAGATGAAGACGGCCGATCTGTCGAAGACCTTCGTCAGCGTCCCGCTCAAAGGCGACACCGACGACGAGATCCTGAAGAACTACCAGGTCATCGAACCCGACCTGCAGGAGATCAACGACGGCAACATCCAACTGGCCGGCCTCAACCCGCTGGCCAGCGAACTCACGGGCAGCATCGGTGAAGACCAGAAGCGGGCCGAGGTCGCCGCCATCCCGCTGGTCTGCGTGGTGCTGTTCTTCGTTTTCGGCGGCGTGATCGCCGCGGCACTGCCCGGCCTCATCGGCGGTCTCACCATCGCCGGCGCGCTGGGCATCATGCGCCTGCTCGCCGAGATCATGCCCGTGCACTTCTTCGCCCAGCCGGTGGTGACGCTCATGGGCCTGGGCATCGCCGTCGACTACGGGTTGTTCATGGTCAGCCGGTTCCGAGAAGAACTCGCCGAGGGCTACGACACCGAGGCGGCGGTACGCCGCACGGTGATGACCTCCGGCCGCACGATCATGTTCTCCGCGGTCATCCTGGTCGCCTCGTCCGTCCCGCTGCTGTTGTTCCCGCAGGGCTTCCTGAAGTCGATCACCTACGCGATCATCGCCTCGGTCATGCTGGCGGCGGTCCTGTCGATCACCGTCCTCGCCGCGGCACTGGCGATTCTCGGGCCCCGGGTCGATGCGCTCGGCGTCAAGACACTCATCAAGTTCGCCGAACCCGATCCAATCTCCTCCGACCCGGCGGTCCAGAAGACCAACACGTTCGCCATCGCCTCGATCCCGCTGGGGCTGCTGGTGCCGCCGGTGGGCATCGCGCTGGGCCACATCGCCCGCAAGCGCATCAAGCAGACGGGTGAACAGGGCGCCAACCTGGCCCTGATCGGACTGGTCCTCGGCTACACCGTGCTGTACGGCGCCATGGCCTACGGCGTCATCGCGTTGAAGGACAACGGCACCATCGGCAGCGGCGTCTACTGGATGTTGCTCGGCATCGTGGCCTTCCTCGTCATCGTCACCTTCGGCCTCGCCCTCGCGCGGTACGTGCCGTTGGCGCGTCGCCCCATCGTGTGGTGGCTGCACTGGTTGGCGGAGAAGACCCAGAAGACCAAGACCCGCGCCGAGGTCGAGCAGGGGTTCTGGGGCAAGTTGGTCACCCACGTGATGAAGCGCCCCGGCACGTTCGCCTTCCCGATCATCGTCGTGATGATCCTGCTGATCATCCCGCTGGGCCAGCTGTCTCTCGGCGGCATCAGCGAGAAGTACCTGCCGCCGGACAACTCCGTCCGGCAGGCGCAGGAGGACTTCGACCGCAGCTTCCCCGGCTTCCGCACCGAACCGCTGACGATCGTGCTCAAGAGCGACAACGGTGACCCGGTCACCGATCAGCAGGTGGCCGACATCCGCGCCAAGGCGATGTCGATCAGCGGCTTCATCGATCCCGACAACGACCCGTCGAAGATGTGGCAGGAACGGTCGGTCCAGGAAGGCGGCTCCGAGGATCCGTCGGTGCGGGTGATCCAGAACGGTCTGGAGAACCGCAACGACGCCGCCACCAAGATCGAAGAGTTGCGAGCGTTGTCCCCACCGCGCGGAGTCTCCGTGTGGGTCGGCGGTACGCCGGCGCTCGAGCAGGACAGTATCCACAGCCTGTTCGACCGGCTGCCGTTGATGGTCACGATCCTGATCGTCACGACGACGATCCTGATGTTCCTGGCGTTCGGGTCGCTCGTCCTGCCGATCAAGGCCGCGTTGATGAGTGCCCTGACGTTGGGGTCGACGATGGGCATCCTGACGTGGATGTTCGTCGACGGGCACGGGTCCGGGCTGATGAACTACACGCCGCAGCCCCTGATGGCGCCGATGATCGGCCTGATCATCGCGGTCATCTGGGGTCTGTCCACCGACTACGAGGTCTTCCTGGTCTCCCGCATGGTGGAGGCGCGCGCCCGCGGGCTGTCCACGGCGGAGGCCATCCGGGTCGGCACGGCCACCACGGGACGATTGATCACCGGTGCCGCGCTGGTGCTGGCCGTCGTCGCCGGTGCGTTCGTGTTCTCCGATCTGGTGATGATGAAGTACCTCGCGTTCGGCCTGCTGCTCGCGCTGTTGCTGGACGCGACGATCATCCGGATGTTCCTGGTGCCGGCGATCATGAAGATGCTCGGCGACGACTGCTGGTGGGCGCCGCGCTGGATGAAGCGTCTGCAGGAGCGCCTCGGCCTCGGCGAGGTCGAACTGCCGGACGAGCGCAAACGTCCGCTGGTGCGCGATCCCGCAGAAGACCAGGCGCTGGTCGGCGCGGGCGCTCCGGTACCGCCGCGGCCGCGGCCGCCGCACGATCCGACGCACCCCGGTGTCGAGGGTCGCGTCGGACCCACCCGCATCCCCCCGGGCCCGCCCCGGCTGAACGGTCCGTCGGTCGCCGGCACGAGCCGGATCCCGACCAACCGGCCCGCCCCCGGGCACGAGCCGCCGACGACGCGGTTGTCGATGGCGAAGAACGCGGTGCGCGGTGCGGTCAACACCGCGACCACCCCGCGGGCTCCGCGGCCGACCGGCCCCGCACCCAAGCGCGAGGAACGCGAGATCGAGTCCTGGCTCGGTGAACTGCGTGGCGGCCCGTCCAATCCCGGCGGCGGCCAACCGCCCCGGCCGCCGCAGCCGTCGGCCGAACCGACGACGGCCATGCGGGCCGGTGCGCCGAAGCCCGAACCCGAGCCCGAAGGCAACGAGCCGACGACGGCGATCCCGGTGCAGCGCCCGCCGCAGCCCGAGGAGAGCGACGCCACGACGAAGATCCCGACCCAACAGGATCCGGAGTCGACGGAGAAGCTCAACGCCCCTGAGGAGCAGAAGCGCCGCGGTGGCGGGATGAGCGCGGCGGAGCTGCTGCGCCGCGAAGGCCGGATGTAGGTTCGCCGCTCGCGCCGCTTACCTAGTCGACCTTCTCCTCGACGTCGTCGGGCTCGGCCTGGATGCGCGGCCCTTCGTCGGTCTCGAGGTTCTCGACCGCGGCCGCCTGGTCGCGGGCGAGCAGCACCCGGATCGCGCTGTTGAGGAAGGCGACCGCGGGCACCGCGAGCAGTGCGCCGACGATCCCGGCGAGTACGCCACCACCCGCGATGGCGAGCACCACGGCCAGCGGATGGATGGACACCGCGCGGCCCATCACCAGCGGCTGCAGCACATGCCCTTCGAGCTGTTGCACGGCCAGGATCAGGCCGAGGGTGATCAGCGCGTAGACCAGCCCCTTGGTCAGCAGCGCCACGATGACGGCGAGGAAGCCGGTGACGACGGCACCGACCAGCGGGACGAACGCACCGAGGAACACCAGCGATGCCAACGGCAGCGCCAACGGCACACTCATGATCGCCAGGCCCGTGCCGATGCCGATGGCATCGACGAGCGCGACCAGGAACGTCGCGCGCACGTACCCGATCAACGAGTGGAATCCGGCGCGGCCCGCGCCGCGGACCCGGTCGCGCACGTCCGGCGGGAACACCTGCGTGATGAACCCGAAGATGTTGCGGCCGCCGTGCAGCAGGAAGATCAGCGTGAACAGCACCAGCAGCGCGCCGGTGACGATCTCGGTGATGGTTCCCGCCGTCGACAGCGCACCGCTGGTCAGCCGCTCCTGGTTGTTGCGCACCGCCTCGATCGCGGCGTTGCCTGCGTTGTCGATCTGCTCCCGGCTGAGGTCGAGCGGGCCCTCGACGAGCCAGCGCCGCATACCGTCGATACTTCGCGTGACCTGCTCACCGAGCGCCGGCATACCCTCGACGAACTGGCTGACGACGAAGGTCAGGATGCCGCCCACCACCGCGATGCCGCTGAGCAACACCAGCGCCACGGCTCCACCGCGCGGGGCGCCGCGACGGTCGAGGAAATCGACGGCGGGCATCAACAGCGCCGCGAGCATCGTGGCCAGCGCCACCGGGACGACGATGATCTCCAGACGTGCCACCAACCACAGCACCGCGACGAGGGCGCCGAAGATGATCAGCAGCCGCCACGACCATGCGGCGGCCTTGCGGACGAGCGGCGAGACCGACTGGTCCTCCAGGGACACACCGTCTGACATGCGATGAGCGTAGCCGTCACCGGCGTCAGCGGACCGTAGGCGCATAATCGCCCGGCCCGCGGCGGCGCGCCTGCGCGGGCAGGCGAATCCGTGCAGACGCACCGTTACTCTGTAGTGCGTGTCCCACGACGCGACGGCGAACGACGCCAAGCGAGGACGGGCCGACCCCGACGGATCCACCCGCGGAAAGTACTGGTGGGTCCGCTGGGCGATCATCACCGTCGCGGTCGTCGTGCTCACCGTCGAAGTGGTCCTCGTGTGGGATCAGCTGGCGAAGGCCTGGAAGAGCCTCGTCTCCGCGAACTGGTGGTGGGTGGTCGCCGCCGTCGTCGCGTCGCTGGCCTCGATGCACAGCTTCGCGCAGATCCAGCGCACGCTACTGCGCTCGGCCGGGGTGCACCTGAAGCAGTGGCGCTCGGAGGCGGCGTATTACGCGGGCAACGCGCTGAGCACCACGATGCCCGGTGGCCCGGTGCTCTCGGCGACGTTCCTCTACCGGCAGCAGCGGCTGTGGGGCGCGAGCCCGGTGGTGGCGTCATGGCAGCTGGTGATGTCCGGTGTGCTGCAGGGCGTCGGCCTGGCGTTGCTCGGCCTCGGCGGTGCCTTCATGCTCGGCGCGAGCAAGAACCCGTTGTCGTTGATCTTCACGCTGGGCGGCTTCGCCGCGCTGCTCGTGCTCGCGCAGGCAGTCGCGAGCCGACCCGAGTTGATCGACGGTATCGGCGCACGGCTGCTGGCCCGGTTCAACTCGCTGCGCAACAAACCCCTCGACACGGGTCTGGCGAAGTGGCGGGAACTGCTGCGGCAACTGGAGTCGGTGCAGCTGGGCCGACGCGACCTCAGCATGGCGTTCGGGTGGTCGCTGTTCAACTGGATCGCCGACGTCGCCTGCCTGGCGTTCGCCTGTTACGCCGCGGGCGGCCACCCGTCGCTGGCCGGGCTCACCGTCGCCTACGCCGCCGCGCGTGCGGTCGGCACCATCCCCCTGATGCCCGGTGGGCTGCTGGTCGTGGAGGCGGTGCTGGTCCCGGGTCTGGTGTCGAGCGGGATGACGCTGGCCGGCGCGATCTCCGCGATGCTCATCTACCGGCTCGTCAGCTGGATCTTCCTGGCAGCCATCGGCTGGGTGGTGTTCTTCTTCGTGTTCCGCACCGAGAAGGACATCGACCCCGACGCGCCCGTGAAGGGTGCGCACAAGGCCGGCGAACCGATCCGCAACCAACCGCCCCGTTCCGCGCGCGAGGATCTGGGTTGACCTGCTTCTCCGCCCGCGCCGAAACCGCTGTCAGCCCGATGTTCCTGGATGTGATGACCTATGCCGACCGTTGACCGCCGCACCGCCGCACTCGCCCTGCTGGCCGACCTGGTGTGCGTCGTGGTGTTCTGCACCATCGGACGGCGCAGCCATGCCGAGGGGCTGACGATCGCCGGCATCGCCGAGACCGCGTGGCCCTTCCTGGCGGGCACCGCCGTCGGATGGTTGGCCGCGCGGGCGTGGCGG
Protein-coding sequences here:
- a CDS encoding lysylphosphatidylglycerol synthase transmembrane domain-containing protein, with amino-acid sequence MSHDATANDAKRGRADPDGSTRGKYWWVRWAIITVAVVVLTVEVVLVWDQLAKAWKSLVSANWWWVVAAVVASLASMHSFAQIQRTLLRSAGVHLKQWRSEAAYYAGNALSTTMPGGPVLSATFLYRQQRLWGASPVVASWQLVMSGVLQGVGLALLGLGGAFMLGASKNPLSLIFTLGGFAALLVLAQAVASRPELIDGIGARLLARFNSLRNKPLDTGLAKWRELLRQLESVQLGRRDLSMAFGWSLFNWIADVACLAFACYAAGGHPSLAGLTVAYAAARAVGTIPLMPGGLLVVEAVLVPGLVSSGMTLAGAISAMLIYRLVSWIFLAAIGWVVFFFVFRTEKDIDPDAPVKGAHKAGEPIRNQPPRSAREDLG